CATCCACTTCCCACCGACATGCTCGGAGATAATCAGGCTGGCGGTATCCTGATGCGGGATCAACGATTGCCAGTCGGGATAGGCCAAATGGGCAGCATAGGAAACGGCGATAAAAATAGCACCAGCGCTGATCACCGTAAAGAGTATGGCTCGTGGCAGGGTGCGTTTGGCGTCGTGCGCCTCTTCGGCCATGGTCGCGATGGCATCAAAACCAAGGAAGGCTAAACAGAGCACTGCCGCACCAGAGAGTAACCCCGACAGGTCACCAGCGTTCACCAGCAGTGGCTTCATTAACGCTTCCGGGCTTAAATCGGCCTGACTGAAAGAAAGCGCAATAAATAATACGATAAAGACCATCTGTGCTGCGATCAGCGAGAAATTAACTGAGGTGAGTAAACGCACACCCAGAATATTAAGCAGACTGACACTGATGATAGACGCAATGATAAATACCGGAGCGGGAATAGCCGGAAATGCCTCATGCAAGAAAATGCCTAAAACTAAATAATTAAGGATTGGCAGGAACAGATAATCCAAAATTTGCGCCCAACCCACCAGAAAACCGGTTTTACCGCCAAAACTGCGCTGAACATAGGAATAGGCGGAGCCAGACAGCGGCATGGCGCTGGTCATCCGGCAATAACTGAGGGCGGTAAACAGAATGGTGGCAACAGTCACCAGATAGGCAACGGGCAAATGCCCCTGACTTAATACAGTCACCTGTCCATAGGTAGTGAATACGCCTAAAGGCACCATATAGGCAAGCCCGAAAGCGACCAGCGCGGGGGTTTTAAGCACTCTGCGCAACTGAATATTTTGTGGCATTACCGTATCATCTCCTGGTGATAAAAAGCACCGTTACGCTGCATTTTTATGCAGCTATAGAACATAAAGGAGCGGATTTTGACATAAGGGTCGCTGTAACGCCAATGACTTCCGTCTTAACCTGATGTTGCCATGCTGAAATTTGCGCCAAACAAATGTGTCCCCCGCATCACCGACGCGGGGGAATTGACTAGGCTTGATAAACCACATTACCGCCGATCAGCGTAGATTCCACCTGCGTCTGGTAAATCGCGTTTGGCGACTGCTCAAACAGGTTATTTTTCAGAATGATGATATCGGCGAACTTCCCTGCTTCCAGTGAGCCGATATATTGCTCTTTGGCAATCATATAAGCGGCATCAATAGTGGCAGAACGTAATGTTTCAATCAGCGTCAGGTCACGATCATTATCCAACCGTGGGCCAGCCGGATGACCATCGAGATCCCATGCACGACGGGTCATACCCACTTGCAGGTTGTACCATTCATCCAGTCGGTCAATGGGCCAGTCACTGCCATACGCAATACGTGCGCCAGCATCAAGGAAGCGCGCTGCCGGCTCCATATGCTGGAAACGGGCCTCGCCCAACATCTCACGCTCTTCATCAATTAGCACGCCAGGCAGGCCGGCCCACTGGAAGGAGAGCACCGCTGTTGCCCCCAGTTTGGCAAAGCGATCATATTGATGGGCGGCAACCAGTTCGTTATGTGCTAATCCTGGGCGGATATCTTTGCCCGGCAAAGCAGCGCGCATCTGTTCCACGGCATCCAGCACCATCTCGATGGCCCCATCACCTACGGTATGAGTGTGTGGGTGAAGACCGGCGCGAGCACATTCCAAAATCACGGCATTGACTACTGGCGCGCTAAAATAGAGGTCGCCATAGCGCTCGGTATTTTGCCAGTCAGGTTGGTGTGCTGAACCTTGGTTGGCACGATACGGCTCCAGTAATGCGGCGGTCATAGTCGGGGGTTGCAATACCCCGTCGATAAACAATTTCAAGTGATCGATGGCGAAACCCGGTGCGGGCGTCCATGCGTGGCTTCCCCATTGGCGGGCGAACTCTACCACTTCTTCTACCACGCGCGCGGCGTCCTGCGGGCCTTGCAGGCTTTCAGGGGTCACTTCTTTAGCACCCAGTACCCGTAAGGTTAATGCGTCACGTTCATGCAAGCGGCGGAAAGCCAGCAACTGTTCGGCAAAAACACGAGTATCCATCACGGTAGTGACACCTTGCGCATTAAGTACTTGCTGCACATGGGCTGCAATTTGCACATTTTTTTCCGCAGTGGCGGAGGGGATACTGTCAAAGGCGCGCATGGCGGGCGCATCTTCCAGAATACCGGTCAATTTACCGTTGTTATCGCGAGCAATTTTGCCATCTGGCGGTACTGGTGTGTGTTCATCGATGCCCAGCAATTCCAGCGCGCGGCTGTTGGCTGCCAGCGTGTGGCAATCATTGGAGAATAATGCAATGGGGCGGCGGGTATTGAGCGAATCCAAGGCTTTTCGGCTCATATCAGCGCCGGTTGGTGTCATCGCCTGACGCTGCCAGGCGCGCACGGTCAGCCAGTCATTTTCACCGTTAAAAGGATCGCTATCGAGGTGCTGCTGGATAATATCCAGTGTCTGTTCAACACTTAGTGCAGCATAATTGAGGTTACAACCAATCAGTTGTTTCCCGCCCCAAAACGGGTGCATATGGCTGTCAATCAGGCCAGGCATCATAAACTTACCCGCCAGATCGATAAGTTGAGTATGCGCGCTAGCGAATTGCTGTTTGATCTCCTCACCGCCCGTGGCCAGAATATAGCCCTGGCCTATGGCGATGGCACTGCAAACCGTGTTATCAGCATCTGCCGTATAAATTGTGCCGTTGTAATAAATACTGTCGGCGACAGGAGTCTGTTTAGTCATGTTATGTACTTTATAATATGCCCCTTGTTCCTTGACGCGCTGTTAGCTGCTTCTAACAGATTTATCACCCGAATCAATAACCTATATCAGTTCATCGGGGATCATTCCTGCGCTGCTTTGCTGCCACGCCAATGACGTTGGGGATTTGAGGAATCAGATAATCATTATAGCTTGTCCTATCAGGGAAAACTCTCCGAGTTAAGTACCCGCCAAGGTGAAAATCTATTAAGGTTTTTTCAGTAACTCGCTTTTCATCATCGCGGCCAGATGGCGCAAGATTTCCGCTTCTGAAAAACCTAACTCTGTAAACTGAGTCAGGCCATCCAGACCGCACACCAGCCCGATCAGCCGCCAGGCAACATCACTGGCATTGATATCTGAGCGGAATTCATCGCTGGTGATGCCGGTATGGATCACCGCCACGGTCGCCGAGTGCCAGTCTGACATCGAAGCCGCATAGGCTTCCTTAATGAGTTCATCCCGCTCGGCCAGTATTGAAATTTCATTCCACAGCCGGGTTTCTCTTTGGCAGGCTTCATCTTGTGGATAGCCCAAAACTTGCTGTATCCGTTCAACGGCAGGTAAGTGCTGACTGTTTAGCGCAAAAGCAGATAACGACTGTTTAACTAAGAGTAGAAATGCGTCTGCTCGTAGTCGTGAAACTGAGGTGAAATGGTGATGAACTTGCCCAACAGCCACCCCCGCTTCGCTGGCAACTCGGCGTACAGTGGTTGCCGCCATCCCTTCACTTATCGCGATACGCATCGCCGCCTGCAAAAGGGTGTCGTGGCGTTCTTCACGGTTCAAATAGGCCAAAGTGACTCCTTATCTGACGCATTAGTGTTTCAGCCATTATGTGATGAATTGGACGCCAGTTCAACTTTCCGCTATCATTGATATATTGAACAAGTGTTCAACATTAATCTATGCCTTATTTGAGCGTTTTGTATGTCTAAAAAGTGGATGATTTTCTACGTTATTATTCTGATGTATCTTCCTGTTTCTATTGATGCAACGGTACTGCATGTGGCCGCCCCTCGGCTGGGTATTGCGCTGTCAGCCACGGGCAGTGAATTGCTGTGGATTATTGATATTTACTCACTGGTCATGGCTTGTTTGCTGCTGCCCATGGGGGCGCTGGGGGATCGCATCGGTTTCAAACGGCTGGCGCTATTGGGGTCGGTACTGTTCGGATTCGCCTCACTGGCAGCGGCTCTTGCGCCATCGGTTGCCGCGCTTATTGCGGCGCGCGCTTTTTTGGCGATCGGTGCTGCAATGATCCTGCCGGCAACTTTGTCGGCCGTGCGCCATATCTTTACCGATGAACGAGAAAGAGCATTGGCGCTGGGGATATGGGTTGCCATTGGAACGACGGGGGCCGCGATGGGGCCACTGGTCGGTGGATTATTGATGGAATATTTCTACTGGGGGTCAGTCTTCCTGATCAATATCCCGATTATTATTGCCGTGGTTATTGCCACGCTGCTGGTCATACCGAGCCTGCCTGTACGGGTGGAGCAATCATGGAAATTGGCACCGGCACTGGTATTGATTACTGCGATCCTATTGTTGGTCTATGCGGCCAAAACCGGGCTACGCGGTGGGGGAGATATGAGGGTAACCTTCCTGGCTGCGTTTACTGGGGGGACGATGCTGTTTGCTTTTGTTCGTCACCAGTTATCAACGACGGCTCCAATGATCGATTTTCGCCTGATAAGCCAGCGGGTGATCGCTGTTGGTATGGCAATGGCCATGACGGCAATGATAACGCTGGTTGGTTTTGAACTCTTGCTGACACAGGAATTGCAGTTTGTGTTAGGTAAAAGCCCACTCGAAGCGGGTATATTTCTGATGCCATTGATGATTGCCAGTGGTGTTAGCGGGCCGATATCCGGTTGGCTGGTGGCTAAACTGGGGTTGCGTACCGTGGCAAGCGCAGGCATTGCATTTAGCTCATTGAGTTTTCTCGGCCTGGCCTTGACCGATTTTGCCTCGCAAGTTTATCTGGCATGGGGATGGATGATAGTGCTGGGGTTCAGTATTGAAGCCTCGTTATTAGCTTCTACCGCGGCGATTATGAGTGCGGCCCCCCCAGAGAAAGCCGGTGCGGCAGGGGCGGTTGAGGGCATGGCTTATGAGTTGGGGGCTGGATTTGGGGTGGCAATATTTGGTTTGATGTTATCGCGGGCTTATACCGCGTCTATTGAGTTACCGGCAGATTTACCCGCTGATCTGGTTACACAGGCCAGTGCTTCTATCAGTGAAACCATTCAGGTGGTCAATAGCCTTGGTGGAGACGAGCGTCTACTGAGCAGCGCCAAACTGGCCTTTTCTGCCTCACATAGTCTGGTATTAGGTACTGCCAGCGTACTGTTAATTCTGCTGGCGGTAGTCGTTTGGTTTACCCTGCCAGAGAGGAAAATACGGCAATTGGGCAAACAGCGTGCCACACCTCACTGATTAGGGTGTGGTTAACACTTCATTAATTAAACAGTCATTACTCTTACTTAACTGTGTGATATACCTATTTAGGGTTTGAAACATTAGAGTTTGGAAGAGGTAAGATCTGAGCAATGACTGAGCAAACGTCCCCCGCACAACTTGATCTTGATAGCGCGGCTCAGCCCCCCAGAGTTTATATTCGGGGGGACTGGGTGTTGGCGCATTACTGCGTTTTGGAGCCGCGCGTTGCGCAATTGCGCGCTAATATGCCCAGTGGGGGGGTATTTGATCTCAACCAACTGGGGGCGTTAGATACCGCCGGTGCAACGTTGTTAGCTCTGCTTCTGGGTGAGGATCGTGTGGCAAATTTACGCGAACTTGCGCCTAAATTGCCAGAAGAACGGAGGATATTACTTGAAACGGTAAGCCATGTATTGCCTGACTTAACCCCTGAGTTGTCTGAAAAACCCGCACGGTTTTGGCTTGAGATGCTGGCTAATACCGGCCGTTCGGTAGATAACTTATGGCAAGATATTAAGTCACTATTGGGCTTTATTGGTCTGGCGCTGGAAACCTTGCTGGGAACACTTTTTCGCCCCTCCCGCTGGCGCATTACCTCATTAATTGCCAATATTCAACAGATTGGCCTCAATGCTGTGCCGATCATTATGTTGCTCACCTTTTTGGTGGGGGCAGTTATCGCCTTTCTCGGTGCAACCGTACTCACTACTTTCGGCGCGGGCATTTTTACCGTCGATTTGGTGGTATTTTCTTTTCTACGTGAATTTGCGGTACTGCTTACCGCGATCCTGATGGCCGGGCGAACAGCCAGTGCTTTTACCGCTGAAATTGGCTTGATGAAAGCCAATGAAGAGATTGATGCTATCCAAACACTGGGCTTGAATCCGGTCGAACTGTTGGTGCTACCGCGCGTCTTGGCACTATTGATCTCTCTGCCGATGCTAACCTTTATTGGCATGGTTTGCGGTATTTTCGGTGGCATGGTGGTGTGTGCCTTAACACTGGATATCTCTCCCACTATGTTTTTGTCGATTATGCAAAACAGTAATGGGTTGCAGCATTTTCTGGTGGGAATAAGTAAAGCCCCTATTTTTGCTTTCCTGATTGCTATTATTGGCTGTCTGGAGGGGTTCAAAGTAACCGGTAGTGCTGAATCAGTCGGGGTTCATACCACCACCAGTGTGGTGCATTCGATCTTTGTGGTGATTTTGCTTGATGCCGTGGCAGCGCTATTTTTCATGGAAATGGGGTGGTGAGCCAAATGACGCAAGATGCAATCATTCAAATTCGCGATCTGGTTAACTGCTTTGGCGTACAGTGCGTGCATCAAGGGTTGAATCTTGATGTTAAGCGCGGCGAAGTTCTTGGCGTGGTTGGTGGCTCGGGTACCGGTAAATCTGTTCTGTTACGCAGTATTGTTGGGCTACGTCGTCCGACTGACGGGAAAATTCATGTTTTTGGCAAGGATTTAATGGCACTGTCAGGTCAATCCCGCTCCATGGTCGAGCGCCGATTCGGCGTATTATTTCAACGAGGCGCACTGTTCAGTTCTCTAACCGTGACCGAGAACGTGGCATTACCATTAATAGAAAACGCCGGATTACCCCGGGCTGAGGCTGAGCGATTGGCTCAGGTTAAACTGGCACTGGCTGGGCTACCGCCGGGCACTGGCAGTAAGTATCCGGCATCTCTGTCGGGTGGTATGGTCAAGCGTGTTGCGCTAGCCCGTGCCTTAGCGCTGGACCCGGATATTCTGTTTCTTGATGAACCGACTGCGGGTCTTGATCCCATTGGTGCGGCGGCGTTTGATAGTTTGATCCGCACCCTGCGGGATGCCCTCAATCTAACGGTATTCTTGGTGACCCATGATCTGGATACGCTGTATACACTGTGTGATCGTGTAGCG
The sequence above is drawn from the Yersinia intermedia genome and encodes:
- a CDS encoding APC family permease, yielding MPQNIQLRRVLKTPALVAFGLAYMVPLGVFTTYGQVTVLSQGHLPVAYLVTVATILFTALSYCRMTSAMPLSGSAYSYVQRSFGGKTGFLVGWAQILDYLFLPILNYLVLGIFLHEAFPAIPAPVFIIASIISVSLLNILGVRLLTSVNFSLIAAQMVFIVLFIALSFSQADLSPEALMKPLLVNAGDLSGLLSGAAVLCLAFLGFDAIATMAEEAHDAKRTLPRAILFTVISAGAIFIAVSYAAHLAYPDWQSLIPHQDTASLIISEHVGGKWMYNFFMATYLTGVYASAMTAQTSVSRIFYAMGREGVLPRKVFFHLHRKFHTPWRAILFVATISLLALFLDLNLVVSMISFGALGAFTFVNLSVIKHFIINEKRRGTAAMFKYGLLPMMGFVMSVWLWVHLEQRALEVGLLWLLAGFIYLLWLTRGWRKSPPSVNPDDISHLL
- a CDS encoding amidohydrolase, yielding MTKQTPVADSIYYNGTIYTADADNTVCSAIAIGQGYILATGGEEIKQQFASAHTQLIDLAGKFMMPGLIDSHMHPFWGGKQLIGCNLNYAALSVEQTLDIIQQHLDSDPFNGENDWLTVRAWQRQAMTPTGADMSRKALDSLNTRRPIALFSNDCHTLAANSRALELLGIDEHTPVPPDGKIARDNNGKLTGILEDAPAMRAFDSIPSATAEKNVQIAAHVQQVLNAQGVTTVMDTRVFAEQLLAFRRLHERDALTLRVLGAKEVTPESLQGPQDAARVVEEVVEFARQWGSHAWTPAPGFAIDHLKLFIDGVLQPPTMTAALLEPYRANQGSAHQPDWQNTERYGDLYFSAPVVNAVILECARAGLHPHTHTVGDGAIEMVLDAVEQMRAALPGKDIRPGLAHNELVAAHQYDRFAKLGATAVLSFQWAGLPGVLIDEEREMLGEARFQHMEPAARFLDAGARIAYGSDWPIDRLDEWYNLQVGMTRRAWDLDGHPAGPRLDNDRDLTLIETLRSATIDAAYMIAKEQYIGSLEAGKFADIIILKNNLFEQSPNAIYQTQVESTLIGGNVVYQA
- a CDS encoding TetR family transcriptional regulator; this translates as MAYLNREERHDTLLQAAMRIAISEGMAATTVRRVASEAGVAVGQVHHHFTSVSRLRADAFLLLVKQSLSAFALNSQHLPAVERIQQVLGYPQDEACQRETRLWNEISILAERDELIKEAYAASMSDWHSATVAVIHTGITSDEFRSDINASDVAWRLIGLVCGLDGLTQFTELGFSEAEILRHLAAMMKSELLKKP
- a CDS encoding SmvA family efflux MFS transporter, whose translation is MSKKWMIFYVIILMYLPVSIDATVLHVAAPRLGIALSATGSELLWIIDIYSLVMACLLLPMGALGDRIGFKRLALLGSVLFGFASLAAALAPSVAALIAARAFLAIGAAMILPATLSAVRHIFTDERERALALGIWVAIGTTGAAMGPLVGGLLMEYFYWGSVFLINIPIIIAVVIATLLVIPSLPVRVEQSWKLAPALVLITAILLLVYAAKTGLRGGGDMRVTFLAAFTGGTMLFAFVRHQLSTTAPMIDFRLISQRVIAVGMAMAMTAMITLVGFELLLTQELQFVLGKSPLEAGIFLMPLMIASGVSGPISGWLVAKLGLRTVASAGIAFSSLSFLGLALTDFASQVYLAWGWMIVLGFSIEASLLASTAAIMSAAPPEKAGAAGAVEGMAYELGAGFGVAIFGLMLSRAYTASIELPADLPADLVTQASASISETIQVVNSLGGDERLLSSAKLAFSASHSLVLGTASVLLILLAVVVWFTLPERKIRQLGKQRATPH
- a CDS encoding MlaE family ABC transporter permease; this encodes MTEQTSPAQLDLDSAAQPPRVYIRGDWVLAHYCVLEPRVAQLRANMPSGGVFDLNQLGALDTAGATLLALLLGEDRVANLRELAPKLPEERRILLETVSHVLPDLTPELSEKPARFWLEMLANTGRSVDNLWQDIKSLLGFIGLALETLLGTLFRPSRWRITSLIANIQQIGLNAVPIIMLLTFLVGAVIAFLGATVLTTFGAGIFTVDLVVFSFLREFAVLLTAILMAGRTASAFTAEIGLMKANEEIDAIQTLGLNPVELLVLPRVLALLISLPMLTFIGMVCGIFGGMVVCALTLDISPTMFLSIMQNSNGLQHFLVGISKAPIFAFLIAIIGCLEGFKVTGSAESVGVHTTTSVVHSIFVVILLDAVAALFFMEMGW
- a CDS encoding ABC transporter ATP-binding protein; its protein translation is MTQDAIIQIRDLVNCFGVQCVHQGLNLDVKRGEVLGVVGGSGTGKSVLLRSIVGLRRPTDGKIHVFGKDLMALSGQSRSMVERRFGVLFQRGALFSSLTVTENVALPLIENAGLPRAEAERLAQVKLALAGLPPGTGSKYPASLSGGMVKRVALARALALDPDILFLDEPTAGLDPIGAAAFDSLIRTLRDALNLTVFLVTHDLDTLYTLCDRVAVLSQKKVLVVDTLDKVAATDDGWIQAYFHGPRGRAAYQAAAINSGERL